The genomic DNA TGATTCAATATCAGTGAAGTGATCTGCTTACAAACAACGCTTTGCTGTTCGTCGGGTTGCAAATCGGTTGAGCCTGGGACTTTTATTGGTTTTGACGGCGACGCTTTACAAGCAAGTGCGGCAGCCAATAGCAATACTAAATATACTTTCTTAAACATATCTTTTACTGTAGTTAAGTCGGGGTTTGTGTAAAACATCAATACTTGTGCCTTTTATTAATTTGCTAATGTAAATAAAAAGAGACAGTGAAATACTGTCTCTTAATTACAATAACAATTATACGATAATGTTTTGCTTGTAGTATATAACTACCAGCATTTTACGCTATTGTTACATAAAATTTTTACTTTATAGCTGAATTGCCGTCACTATCAGTCGTTTCGGCGTAACGAATCTCGGTTTTCAGGCGGGTTTTGTTCTCTTCCAGGTAACGCATTTGTTTATCAACTGCGGCTACATCCATGGTAAGGCCTAATGAACTGGCCAGGGTACGGGCTTCTATCAGGTCCTGTTTAGCTTGCGGAAAATCGCCATAGCCGGTTTTTACCGCGGCCAGGTTAATGAGGTTAGTGATGGTATGCCGGCTATCATTTTGCTGGCGCGATATCTGCAAACTTTGCAGCAAATACCATTTAGCCTCTGACAGCCTGTTCTGTTTCAGATACATTTGAGCCAGATCGCTGAAATTATAGCTGGCCGAATTATAAACCCGGAAACGCATATTATGCTGTGCTGTTTTCATTACCGACGCCTCCATCAGGAAAAGGGCATACGGAGTACGCTCTATTTGAGCATACATGATTTTGGGTTTTGTAATCTGTGCAACGGGTAATCTTTTGATGGAGTGATCCTTCAAAAGCGCAATCTGCGGATAGCGTTCATGCTTTCTGAAAGGGTTGTACTTATACCACTGTGCAGATGCAGAAAGGCTAAGTGAACATAAGAATACAAGTAAAATGATTCTCATTTAATCTTTTTAACGGGCTTAATTAAATTAATTAGCAAACAAATATAATAATATAATATTACAGTTATGCAATACCTGGGGTGGGGTAAATGCTACACGTAGCTACTTAAACGTAGTAAATTAACTAATGTTATAATTAATTATTTTAATTTTTATTCAAAAAAAGCCATTTGAGTTTGATTCAGATTATTTATCTATCATGTAAAAATCATTGCCGTTGACTTTAGTCAACGGAATGGTGACGGAGAAACAAATGGCTTTAGCCAAAATACCGCTTAGATAATTGGGCTGAAGCCCGTCTTAACAGTTTCTTTTTACCGTTGACTAAAGTCACCGGCAATGAATAATCTCCGTTTTAAACAGTTGCTTTATTCAAAAACCTCTACATCGCCGTCATGCAGGGCCCAAACCATGTAGGGATGGGTATCGGCATGATAAATATGACCGTCGGATGATATTCCGATGATGCCCGCAAAACCGTCAAAGGGTTTTAATTCATCCAATGATTTATGAGCTGCTACAGATATAGGCATACCATCGGTAACCCGGGTAACAA from Mucilaginibacter inviolabilis includes the following:
- a CDS encoding tetratricopeptide repeat protein translates to MRIILLVFLCSLSLSASAQWYKYNPFRKHERYPQIALLKDHSIKRLPVAQITKPKIMYAQIERTPYALFLMEASVMKTAQHNMRFRVYNSASYNFSDLAQMYLKQNRLSEAKWYLLQSLQISRQQNDSRHTITNLINLAAVKTGYGDFPQAKQDLIEARTLASSLGLTMDVAAVDKQMRYLEENKTRLKTEIRYAETTDSDGNSAIK